The following coding sequences lie in one Trypanosoma brucei gambiense DAL972 chromosome 7, complete sequence genomic window:
- a CDS encoding retrotransposon hot spot (RHS) protein, putative has product MIQNNGNMRNTQNVFNERFNRAQGEVQEQGGRQMQNPSVTGKRKSREEELYESLYYAKWSYVMSGYNQEPLGMKVFFGRPQHIWTEEEVDITPEHCEVDAELEERPTGLEIFVLTSKICNPSCGFQCSLISLYGGNGGHIYVRREMMRVWYIIQQKLNAWWVQKTESTPPTHIVIGISGIGKSCGVGSFLLHSLLHFHEGMLDVVVYFTDADAYLIYNKKGNEEGRVVLYEREDVTNVIEEMRLKKRGHIIFDINSPKETLPYEIPRNVWGVTVLAPPDGVRYKYWMKNLEQTRIILNCDDVRDIKAFVAWKKLSLFPNYTTLDENARLKVKEELEDEWRLVERRVDFVGPLPRYVFSNGACCREAAVIRYLSSLSCNRRDGYDMMMGKYFEWKGNHFTESLIKIVRERSRYGNLESYHCRPLSVAIGNMILCTLFADVAESMSSHEFMMEYGKVGAYSLKTRALVSLLFPRVFCVVTKHLNYLRRLGETEDKRSILKDMTPQQFQIFEQKFLPEAGQNAIGNCKYKVLYRSLEESKLFVDGFFFVEDCSRRVADMRDGFPQLGVASKTIVLIQITDNYRKEASVSELQEFMTNIARYFSDWDTFSRNMAWEMIYVNAIYGGVIKTRQRCVNNNTADAEQQTEETQVFWDGIDQYQITFDNKIQKELIIAYHEERKYRDAPAFTRK; this is encoded by the coding sequence ATGAttcaaaacaacggcaataTGAGAAATACTCAGAATGTGTTTAACGAACGGTTTAATCGTGCACAAGGTGAAGTGCAGGAACAAGGTGGACGACAGATGCAGAATCCATCGGTAactggaaaaaggaaatctcgtgaagaggagttataTGAGTCTCTGTATTATGCGAagtggagttatgtgatgtcagGTTATAATCAAGAGCCACtcggtatgaaggtattcTTTGGAAGACCACAACACATATGgacggaagaagaagtggaTATAACTCCTGAACATTGTGAAGTTGATGCGGAACTTGAGGAGAGACCCACTGGCCTGGAGATCTTTGTCCTTACATCAAAGATATGTAACCCATCATGCGGATTTCAATGTTCTCTCATTAGTTTATATGGGGGAAATGGAGGTCATATTTACGTCCGTCGTGAAATGATGCGTGTGTGGTAtataatacaacaaaaattaaatgcATGGTGGGTGCAAAAGACAGAGagcacaccaccaacacacattgTCATTGGTATATCTGGTATTGGAAAATCATGTGgagttggatcatttttacttcattccctacttcacttccatgaaggaatgcttgatgtCGTTGTGTATTTCACGGATGCGGACGCTTACCTTATATACAACAAGAAGGGGaatgaggaagggagggttgTATTGTACGAGAGAGAAGACGTCACTAATGTTATTGAAGAAAtgcgtttaaaaaaaagagggcatattatttttgatattaaTAGTCCTAAGGAGACTCTGCCTTATGAGATCCCAAGAAATGTTTGGGGTGTGACTGTCCTCGCACCCCCAGATGGAGTTCGCTACAAGTACTGGATGAAGAACCTGGAACAAACAAGGATAATTTTAAACTGCGATGACGTACGTGACATTAAGGCGTTTGTGGCTTGGAAGAAACTGTCCCTATTTCCCAACTATACGACTCTCGATGAAAATGCTCGTTTGAAGGTTAAGGAAGAACTAGAGGATGAGTGGAGGTTGGTGGAGAGACGTGTTGACTTTGTGGGGCCGCTGCCTCGTTATGTTTTCAGTAATGGAGCTTGCTGTCGTGAGGCGGCGGTAATAAGGTATCTAAGCAGTCTCAGTTGTAATAGACGAGATGGCTATGATATGATGAtgggaaaatattttgaaTGGAAAGGTAATCATTTCACAGAATCGTTAATAAAGATTGTACGGGAGAGGAGCAGATATGGAAACCTCGAATCATACCACTGTAGACCTCTATCAGTTGCCATTGGGAATATGATACTCTGTACGCTGTTTGCAGATGTTGCGGAAAGTATGTCATCCCATGAATTCATGATGGAATACGGTAAGGTCGGAGCCTACTCGCTTAAAACAAGGGCTTTggtttcacttctctttcctagAGTCTTTTGTGTGGTCACAAAACATTTGAACTACCTCCGAAGACTCGGAGAGACGGAAGACAAGCGTAGCATCCTGAAAGATATGACCCCACAACAGTTTCAAATTTTTGAACAAAAGTTCTTGCCAGAAGCTGGACAGAATGCAATTGGAAACTGTAAATACAAAGTGCTCTACAGGTCATTGGAAGAGAGTAAGCTTTTTGTGGatggctttttctttgtggaagATTGCTCTAGAAGGGTTGCGGATATGAGGGATGGTTTTCCACAACTGGGAGTTGCCTCAAAGACTATTGTGCTTATTCAAATAACAGATAAttacaggaaagaagcaagtgTTTCAGAGTTACAGGAATTTATGACAAACATTGCAAGGTATTTTTCCGATTGGGATACCTTTTCTCGTAACATGGCATGGGAGATGATATATGTTAATGCTATTTATGGTGGTGTGATTAAGACGCGGCAACGATgtgtgaacaacaacaccgctgATGCTGAGCAACAAACTGAGGAAACACAAGTATTTTGGGATGGTATTGACCAGTATCAAATAACATTTGATAACAAGATACAGAAAGAGCTTATAATAGCGTATcatgaagagagaaaatatcgAGATGCACCAGCATTCACACGGAAATGA
- a CDS encoding retrotransposon hot spot (RHS) protein, putative,(fragment), which translates to MIQNNGNMGNTQNVFNERFNRAQGEVQEQGGRQMQNPSVTGKRKSREEELYESLYYAKWSYVMSGYNQEPLGMKVFFGRPQHIWTEEEVDITPEHCEVDAELEERPTGLEIFVLTSKICNPSCGFQCSLISLYGGNGGHIYVRREMMRVWYIIQRKLNAWWVEKTESTPPTHIIIGIPGTGKSCGVGSFLLHSLLHFHEGMLDVVVYFTDAKAYLI; encoded by the coding sequence ATGATTCAAAACAACGGTAATATGGGAAATACTCAGAATGTGTTTAACGAACGGTTTAATCGTGCACAAGGTGAAGTGCAGGAACAAGGTGGACGACAGATGCAGAATCCATCGGTAactggaaaaaggaaatctcgtgaagaggagttataTGAGTCTCTGTATTATGCGAagtggagttatgtgatgtcagGTTATAATCAAGAGCCACtcggtatgaaggtattcTTTGGAAGACCACAACACATATGgacggaagaagaagtggaTATAACTCCTGAACATTGTGAAGTTGATGCGGAACTTGAGGAGAGACCCACTGGCCTGGAGATCTTTGTCCTTACATCAAAGATATGTAACCCATCATGCGGATTTCAATGTTCTCTCATTAGTTTATATGGGGGAAATGGAGGTCATATTTACGTCCGTCGTGAAATGATGCGTGTGTGGTATATAATACAACGAAAATTAAATGCatggtgggtggaaaagacagagagcacaccaccaacacacattATCATTGGTATTCCAGGGACTGGAAAATCATGTGgagttggatcatttttacttcattccctacttcacttccatgaaggaatgcttgatgtCGTTGTGTATTTCACGGATGCCAAAGCTTACCTTATATA
- a CDS encoding retrotransposon hot spot (RHS) protein, putative,(fragment): protein MILCTLFADVAESMSSHEFMMRYGKVGAYSLKTRALVSLLFPRVFCVVTKHLNYLRRLGETEDKRSILKDLTPQQFQIFEQKFLPKTGQNAIGNCKYKVLYRSLEESKLFVDGFFFVEDCSRRVADMRDGFPQLGVASKTIVLIQITDNYRKEASVSELQEFMTNIARYFSDWDTFSRNMAWEMIYVNAIYGGVIKTRQRCVNNNTADAEQQTEETQVFWDGIDQYQITFDKKIQKELIIAYHEERKYRDAPAFTRK, encoded by the coding sequence ATGATACTCTGTACGCTGTTTGCAGATGTTGCGGAAAGTATGTCATCCCATGAATTCATGATGAGATACGGTAAGGTCGGAGCCTACTCGCTTAAAACAAGGGCTTTggtttcacttctctttcctagAGTCTTTTGTGTGGTCACAAAACATTTGAACTACCTCCGAAGACTCGGAGAGACGGAAGACAAGCGTAGCATCCTGAAAGATTTGACCCCACAACAGTTTCAAATTTTTGAACAAAAGTTCTTACCAAAAACTGGACAGAATGCAATTGGAAACTGTAAATACAAGGTGCTCTACAGGTCATTGGAGGAGAGTAAGCTTTTTGTGGatggctttttctttgtggaagATTGCTCTAGAAGGGTTGCGGATATGCGGGATGGTTTTCCACAACTGGGAGTTGCCTCAAAGACTATTGTGCTTATTCAAATAACAGATAAttacaggaaagaagcaagtgTTTCAGAGTTACAGGAATTTATGACAAACATTGCAAGGTATTTTTCCGATTGGGATACCTTTTCTCGTAACATGGCATGGGAGATGATATATGTTAATGCTATTTATGGTGGTGTGATTAAGACGCGGCAACGATgtgtgaacaacaacaccgctgATGCTGAGCAACAAACTGAGGAAACACAAGTATTTTGGGATGGTATTGACCAGTATCAAATAACATTTGATAAAAAGATACAGAAAGAGCTTATAATAGCGTATcatgaagagagaaaatatcgAGATGCACCAGCATTCACACGGAAATGA
- a CDS encoding retrotransposon hot spot (RHS) protein, putative, with protein sequence MIQNNGNMRNTQNVFNERFNRAQGEVQERGGRQMQNPSVTGKRKSREEELYESLYYAKWSYVMSGYNQEPLGMKVFFGRPQHIWTEEEVDITPEHCEVDEELEERPTGLEIFVLTSMMGWPSATFQLGINDESGIMDNNVYIRREMMRVWYIIQQKLNAWWVQKTESTPPTHIVIGISGIGKSCGVGSFLLHSLLHFHEGMLDVVVYFTDAKAYLIYNKKGNEEGRVVLYKRKDVTNVIKEMRLKKRGHIIFDTDGPDETPPYETQYLGWGITTLNTPDTYYYEDWEKDYLSWNVILNCDYVRDIKAFVAWKKLSLFPNYTTLDENARAKVKEELEDEWRLVERRVDVVGPLPRYVFSEQSYTNRLQDISDYLRSLENEKKEEYETILEKYFTWKSEKVVHSLVKIVREGGRYDDLESYHCRPLSVAIGNMILCTLFSTVATLMVEKHSESVYGKVGAYSLETRALVSLLFPRVFCVVTKHLNYLRRLGETEDKRSILKDMTPQQFQIFEQKFLPEAGQNAIGNCKYKVLYRSLEESKLFVDGFFFVEDCSRRVADMRDGFPQLGVASKTIVLIQITDNYRKEASVSELQEFMTNIARYFSDWDTFSRNMAWEMIYVNAIYGGVIKTRQRCVNNNTADAEQQTEETQVFWDGIDQYQITFDNKIQKELIIAYHEERKYRDAPAFTRKRGHE encoded by the coding sequence ATGAttcaaaacaacggcaataTGAGAAATACTCAGAATGTGTTTAACGAACGGTTTAATCGTGCACAAGGTGAAGTGCAGGAACGAGGTGGACGACAGATGCAGAATCCATCGGTAactggaaaaaggaaatctcgtgaagaggagttataTGAGTCTCTGTATTATGCGAagtggagttatgtgatgtcagGTTATAATCAAGAGCCACtcggtatgaaggtattcTTTGGAAGACCACAACACATATGgacggaagaagaagtggaTATAACTCCTGAACATTGTGAAGTTGATGAGGAACTTGAGGAGAGACCCACTGGCCTGGAGATCTTTGTCCTTACATCAATGATGGGTTGGCCATCAGCTACGTTTCAATTAGGTATCAATGATGAAAGTGGTATAATGGACAATAATGTCTacatccgtcgtgaaatgatgcgtgtgtggtatataatacaacaaaaattaaatgcATGGTGGGTGCAAAAGACAGAGagcacaccaccaacacacattgTCATTGGTATATCTGGTATTGGAAAATCATGTGgagttggatcatttttacttcattccctacttcacttccatgaaggaatgcttgatgtCGTTGTGTATTTCACGGATGCCAAAGCTTACCTTATATACAACAAGAAGGGGaatgaggaagggagggttgTATTGTACAAGAGAAAAGACGTCACTAATGTTATTAAAGAAAtgcgtttaaaaaaaagagggcatattatttttgataCTGATGGACCTGATGAGACTCCGCCTTATGAGACCCAATATCTTGGGTGGGGAATAACTACACTCAACACTCCGGATACATACTATTATGAAGATTGGGAGAAGGACTATTTAAGTTGGAATGTGATTTTAAACTGCGATTACGTACGTGACATTAAGGCGTTTGTGGCCTGGAAGAAACTGTCCCTATTTCCCAACTATACGACTCTCGATGAAAATGCTCGTGCGAAGGTTAAGGAAGAACTAGAGGATGAGTGGAGGTTAGTGGAGAGACGTGTTGACGTTGTGGGGCCGCTGCCTCGTTATGTTTTCAGCGAGCAAAGTTACACCAACCGGCTGCAGGATATCAGTGATTACCTAAGAAGCCTagaaaatgagaagaaagaagagtaTGAAACGATTctggaaaaatattttacgtggaaaagtgaaaaagtgGTTCACAGTTTAGTGAAGATTGTACGGGAGGGGGGCAGATATGACGACCTCGAATCATACCACTGTAGACCTCTATCAGTTGCCATTGGGAATATGATACTCTGTACGCTGTTTTCAACTGTTGCAACACTGATGGTTGAGAAACATAGTGAAAGCGTATACGGTAAGGTCGGAGCCTACTCGCTTGAAACAAGGGCTTTggtttcacttctctttcctagAGTCTTTTGTGTGGTCACAAAACATTTGAACTACCTCCGAAGACTCGGAGAGACGGAAGACAAGCGTAGCATCCTGAAAGATATGACCCCACAACAGTTTCAAATTTTTGAACAAAAGTTCTTACCAGAAGCTGGACAGAATGCAATTGGAAACTGTAAATACAAAGTGCTCTACAGGTCATTGGAGGAGAGTAAGCTTTTTGTGGatggctttttctttgtggaagATTGCTCTAGAAGGGTTGCGGATATGAGGGATGGTTTTCCACAACTGGGAGTTGCCTCAAAGACTATTGTGCTTATTCAAATAACAGATAAttacaggaaagaagcaagtgTTTCAGAGTTACAGGAATTTATGACAAACATTGCAAGGTATTTTTCCGATTGGGATACCTTTTCTCGTAACATGGCATGGGAGATGATATATGTTAATGCTATTTATGGTGGTGTGATTAAGACGCGGCAACGATgtgtgaacaacaacaccgctgATGCTGAGCAACAAACTGAGGAAACACAAGTATTTTGGGATGGTATTGACCAGTATCAAATAACATTTGATAACAAGATACAGAAAGAGCTTATAATAGCGTATcatgaagagagaaaatatcgAGAT
- a CDS encoding retrotransposon hot spot (RHS) protein, putative, with amino-acid sequence MAPPVGGNSHEGTKKIPKKKNSTVATLMVEKHSEIVYGKVGAYSLETRALVSLLFPRVFCVVTKHLNYLRRLGETEDKRSILKDMTPQQFQIFEQKFLPKTGQNAIGNCKYKVLYRSLEESKLFVDGFFFVEDCSRRVADMRDGFPQLGVASKTIVLIQITDNYRKEASVSELQEFMTNIARYFSDWDTFSRNMAWEMIYVNAIYGGVIKTRQRCVNNNTADAEQQTEETQVFWDGIDQYQITFDKKIQKELIIAYHEERKYRDAPAFTRK; translated from the coding sequence atggccccgccagtggggggaaactctcacgaaggcacgaagaaaattccaaaaaaaaaaaattcaactGTTGCAACACTGATGGTTGAGAAACATAGTGAAATCGTATACGGTAAGGTCGGAGCCTACTCGCTTGAAACAAGGGCTTTggtttcacttctctttcctagAGTCTTTTGTGTGGTCACAAAACATTTGAACTACCTCCGAAGACTCGGAGAGACGGAAGACAAGCGTAGCATCCTGAAAGATATGACCCCACAACAGTTTCAAATTTTTGAACAAAAGTTCTTACCAAAAACTGGACAGAATGCAATTGGAAACTGTAAATACAAGGTGCTCTACAGGTCATTGGAGGAGAGTAAGCTTTTTGTGGatggctttttctttgtggaagATTGCTCTAGAAGGGTTGCGGATATGCGGGATGGTTTTCCACAACTGGGAGTTGCCTCAAAGACTATTGTGCTTATTCAAATAACAGATAAttacaggaaagaagcaagtgTTTCAGAGTTACAGGAATTTATGACAAACATTGCAAGGTATTTTTCCGATTGGGATACCTTTTCTCGTAACATGGCATGGGAGATGATATATGTTAATGCTATTTATGGTGGTGTGATTAAGACGCGGCAACGATgtgtgaacaacaacaccgctgATGCTGAGCAACAAACTGAGGAAACACAAGTATTTTGGGATGGTATTGACCAGTATCAAATAACATTTGATAAAAAGATACAGAAAGAGCTTATAATAGCGTATcatgaagagagaaaatatcgAGATGCACCAGCATTCACACGGAAATGA
- a CDS encoding retrotransposon hot spot (RHS) protein, putative, translating into MIQNNGNMRNTQNVFNERFNRAQGEVQEQGGRQMQNPSVTGKRKSREEELYESLYYAKWSYVMSGYNQEPLGMKVFFGRPQHIWTEEEVDITPEHCEVDAELEERPTGLEIFVLTSKICNPSCGFQCSLISLYGGNEGHIYVRREMMRVWYIIQRKLNAWWVQKTESTPPTHIVIGISGIGKSCGVGSFLLHSLLHFHEGMLDVVVYFTDADAYLIYNKKGNEEGRVVLYEREDVTNVIEEMRLKKRGHIIFDINSPKETLPYEIPRNVWGVTVLAPPDGVRYKYWMKNLEQTRIILNCDDVRDIKAFVAWKKLSLFPNYTTLDENARAKVKEELEDEWRLVERRVDVVGPLPRYVFSEQSYTNRLQDISDYLRSLENEKKEEYETILEKYFTWKSEKVVHSLVKIVREGGRYDDLESYHCRPLSVAIGNMILCTLFSTVATLMVEKHSESVYGKVGAYSLETRALVSLLFPRVFCVVTKHLNYLRRLGETEDKRSILKDMTPQQFQIFEQKFLPKTGQNAIGNCKYKVLYRSLEESKLFVDGFFFVEDCSRRVADMRDGFPQLGVASKTIVLIQITDNYRKEASVSELQEFMTNIARYFSDWDTFSRNMAWEMIYVNAIYGGVIKTRQRCVNNNTADAEQQTEETQVFWDGIDQYQITFDNKIQKELIIAYHEERKYRDAPAFTRKRGHE; encoded by the coding sequence ATGAttcaaaacaacggcaataTGAGAAATACTCAGAATGTGTTTAACGAACGGTTTAATCGTGCACAAGGTGAAGTGCAGGAACAAGGTGGACGACAGATGCAGAATCCATCGGTAactggaaaaaggaaatctcgtgaagaggagttataTGAGTCTCTGTATTATGCGAagtggagttatgtgatgtcagGTTATAATCAAGAGCCACtcggtatgaaggtattcTTTGGAAGACCACAACACATATGgacggaagaagaagtggaTATAACTCCTGAACATTGTGAAGTTGATGCGGAACTTGAGGAGAGACCCACTGGCCTGGAGATCTTTGTCCTTACATCAAAGATATGTAACCCATCATGCGGATTTCAATGTTCTCTCATTAGTTTATATGGGGGAAATGAAGGTCATATTTACGTCCGTCGTGAAATGATGCGTGTGTGGTATATAATACAACGAAAATTAAATGCATGGTGGGTGCAAAAGACAGAGagcacaccaccaacacacattgTCATTGGTATATCTGGTATTGGAAAATCATGTGgagttggatcatttttacttcattccctacttcacttccatgaaggaatgcttgatgtCGTTGTGTATTTCACGGATGCGGACGCTTACCTTATATACAACAAGAAGGGGaatgaggaagggagggttgTATTGTACGAGAGAGAAGACGTCACTAATGTTATTGAAGAAAtgcgtttaaaaaaaagagggcatattatttttgatattaaTAGTCCTAAGGAGACTCTGCCTTATGAGATCCCAAGAAATGTTTGGGGTGTGACTGTCCTCGCACCCCCAGATGGAGTTCGCTACAAGTACTGGATGAAGAACCTGGAACAAACAAGGATAATTTTAAACTGCGATGACGTACGTGACATTAAGGCGTTTGTGGCTTGGAAGAAACTGTCCCTATTTCCCAACTATACGACTCTCGATGAAAATGCTCGTGCGAAGGTTAAGGAAGAACTAGAGGATGAGTGGAGGTTAGTGGAGAGACGTGTTGACGTTGTGGGGCCGCTGCCTCGTTATGTTTTCAGCGAGCAAAGTTACACCAACCGGCTGCAGGATATCAGTGATTACCTAAGAAGCCTagaaaatgagaagaaagaagagtaTGAAACGATTctggaaaaatattttacgtggaaaagtgaaaaagtgGTTCACAGTTTAGTGAAGATTGTACGGGAGGGGGGCAGATATGACGACCTCGAATCATACCACTGTAGACCTCTATCAGTTGCCATTGGGAATATGATACTCTGTACGCTGTTTTCAACTGTTGCAACACTGATGGTTGAGAAACATAGTGAAAGCGTATACGGTAAGGTCGGAGCCTACTCGCTTGAAACAAGGGCTTTggtttcacttctctttcctagAGTCTTTTGTGTGGTCACAAAACATTTGAACTACCTCCGAAGACTCGGAGAGACGGAAGACAAGCGTAGCATCCTGAAAGATATGACCCCACAACAGTTTCAAATTTTTGAACAAAAGTTCTTACCAAAAACTGGACAGAATGCAATTGGAAACTGTAAATACAAGGTGCTCTACAGGTCATTGGAGGAGAGCAAGCTTTTTGTGGatggctttttctttgtggaagATTGCTCTAGAAGGGTTGCGGATATGAGGGATGGTTTTCCACAACTGGGAGTTGCCTCAAAGACTATTGTGCTTATTCAAATAACAGATAAttacaggaaagaagcaagtgTTTCAGAGTTACAGGAATTTATGACAAACATTGCAAGGTATTTTTCCGATTGGGATACCTTTTCTCGTAACATGGCATGGGAGATGATATATGTTAATGCTATTTATGGTGGTGTGATTAAGACGCGGCAACGATgtgtgaacaacaacaccgctgATGCTGAGCAACAAACTGAGGAAACACAAGTATTTTGGGATGGTATTGACCAGTATCAAATAACATTTGATAACAAGATACAGAAAGAGCTTATAATAGCGTATcatgaagagagaaaatatcgAGATGCACCAGCATTCACACGGAAACGAGGTCATGAGTAG